One region of Halomicrobium sp. LC1Hm genomic DNA includes:
- a CDS encoding PPC domain-containing DNA-binding protein: MDYREVETTREYVCRLETGRDWRAQIEDFADEQGIDAAFFQGLGAVEDAEIYFYDQDRREYDAVTFPEPLEVAACVGNVSLLDGEPFAHTHAVLSRPDGSALAGHLNSATVFAGELHVRAFDAELVREHDETTELDLWGL; the protein is encoded by the coding sequence ATGGATTACCGCGAAGTCGAGACCACCCGAGAGTACGTCTGTCGGCTCGAAACCGGGCGTGACTGGCGCGCCCAGATCGAGGACTTCGCCGACGAGCAAGGGATCGACGCGGCCTTCTTCCAGGGGCTCGGTGCCGTCGAGGACGCCGAGATTTACTTCTACGATCAGGACCGCCGGGAGTACGACGCCGTGACCTTCCCGGAACCGCTGGAGGTGGCGGCCTGCGTCGGCAACGTCTCGCTGCTCGACGGGGAGCCGTTCGCCCACACCCACGCTGTCCTCTCGCGACCCGACGGATCGGCGCTTGCGGGCCACCTCAACAGCGCGACCGTCTTCGCCGGAGAACTCCACGTTCGCGCCTTCGACGCCGAACTCGTGCGCGAGCACGACGAGACGACGGAGCTGGACCTCTGGGGGCTGTAG
- a CDS encoding metallophosphoesterase, with product MKLGVLSDIHGNEVALRAVLADMPGVDGLVCAGDVVGYNPWHAACVDAIAAPESGPIADSDAALLDGTVPTVQGNHDRAVATDHAPHFNHMAAAAVDHARDQLTDDQLAWLDDLPTERRVLDGRVKIVHGHPDDPDHYTRPGEFGPALLGDEDALIMGHTHVQHHERYDEGIVLNPGSVGQPRDDDPTAAYAVLDVAEGTVEERRVDYDTDAVIQAVEDAGLPRQIGFRLTQGR from the coding sequence ATGAAGCTCGGCGTTCTGTCAGACATTCACGGAAACGAGGTCGCGTTACGGGCCGTCCTCGCGGACATGCCCGGCGTCGACGGACTGGTGTGTGCCGGGGACGTGGTGGGGTACAATCCGTGGCACGCGGCGTGTGTCGACGCGATCGCAGCGCCGGAGAGCGGGCCGATCGCGGACAGCGACGCCGCGTTGCTCGACGGAACGGTCCCGACGGTGCAGGGCAACCACGACCGGGCCGTCGCGACGGACCACGCCCCACACTTCAACCACATGGCGGCGGCCGCCGTCGACCACGCCCGCGACCAGCTGACCGACGACCAGCTGGCGTGGCTCGACGACTTGCCGACGGAGCGCCGCGTGCTCGACGGGCGAGTGAAGATCGTCCACGGCCACCCGGACGACCCCGACCACTACACCCGGCCGGGAGAGTTCGGGCCGGCCCTGCTGGGAGACGAGGACGCGCTGATCATGGGCCACACCCACGTGCAACACCACGAACGGTACGACGAGGGGATCGTCCTGAACCCCGGGAGCGTCGGCCAGCCACGGGACGACGACCCGACGGCGGCCTACGCCGTCCTCGACGTGGCCGAGGGGACCGTCGAGGAGCGACGCGTCGACTACGACACGGACGCGGTCATCCAGGCAGTCGAGGACGCCGGGCTCCCGCGACAGATCGGGTTCCGGCTGACACAGGGGCGATAA
- a CDS encoding DNA polymerase II large subunit, protein MREVDERYFDRLESQLDDAFEVAQAAKRRGGDPVPEVEIPTARDMADRVENILGIDGVAERVRELEGEMSREEAALELVSDFVDGEVGDYDSKAGKVEGAVRTAVALLTEGVVAAPIEGIDRVEILENDDGTEFVNVYYAGPIRSAGGTAQALSVLVADYARALLGIEEYNARDEEINRYAEEIELYDKETGLQYSPKEKESKFIAEHMPIMLDGEATGDEEVSGFRDLERVDTNSARGGMCLVAAEGIALKAPKIQRYTRNLDEVDWPWLQDLIDGTIGKDGGEDGEDEEVDDGDDESDGEDEESAGDDDGPPRADPSTKFLRDLIAGRPVFSHPSEPGGFRLRYGRARNHGNATAGVHPATMHLVDDFLATGTQIKTERPGKAAGVVPVDTIEGPTVKLANGDVRRIDDPADAIEVRNGVEKVLDLGEYLVNYGEFVENNHPLVPASYTVEWWRQEFDDAGGDLQALQDDVHVDLADPTAEEALRWAEAYDAPLHPKYTYCWHDVTVDAVGALAAAVEDAERAETDGAVAPTPSPDRGTDGDLVLPNREPVAQTLEHLLVEHTQREDTIVVPDWEPLVRTLGFDAALEREWSLDDLSEHARTYADGDNAIEAINEIAPFELRERAPTRIGNRMGRPEKSEERELSPAVHTLFPIDEAGGAQRSVADATKHAEEMNDQQGLVEVEVGRRRCRDCGTESFRGRCPDCNGVTDAVYVCPDCDSEVEPDESGRAECAHCETMAYPTQYEAIDLGEEFRDALAAVGERETAFDIVKGVEGLTSKEKIPEPMEKGILRAKHDVSAFKDGTVRYDMTDLPVTAVRASELDVSVDQLRGLGYEEDIHGDPLRHEDQLVELRVQDVVLSDGAAEHMLKTAAFVDDLLDQYYGLDRFYELDDREELVGELVFGMAPHTSAATVGRVVGFTSAAVGYAHPYFHAAKRRNCDGDEDCVMLLMDGLLNFSKTFLPNQRGGRMDAPLVMSSRIDPSEIDDEAHNIDIMREYPREFYEATREMADPGEVEEIMTIAEETLGTDHEYTGFDHTHDTSDIALGPDLSAYKTLGSMTDKMDAQLDISRTLRAVDETDVAERIIEYHFLPDLIGNLRAFSRQEVRCLDCGEKYRRMPLTGDCRECGGRVNLTVHEGSVNKYIDTATTVAEEFDCREYTKQRLEILDKSIKRVFENDKNKQSGIADFM, encoded by the coding sequence ATGCGCGAGGTCGACGAACGCTACTTCGACCGCCTGGAATCCCAGCTCGACGACGCCTTCGAGGTGGCCCAGGCGGCCAAGCGACGCGGCGGCGATCCCGTCCCCGAGGTCGAGATCCCGACGGCCCGCGACATGGCCGACCGCGTCGAGAACATCCTCGGGATCGACGGCGTCGCCGAACGGGTGCGCGAGCTCGAAGGCGAGATGAGCAGAGAGGAGGCCGCACTGGAACTGGTCTCTGACTTCGTGGATGGCGAGGTCGGGGACTACGACTCCAAGGCCGGCAAGGTCGAGGGTGCCGTTCGAACGGCCGTCGCCCTGCTGACCGAGGGGGTCGTCGCCGCACCGATCGAGGGGATCGACCGCGTCGAGATCCTCGAAAACGACGACGGCACCGAGTTCGTCAACGTCTACTACGCCGGCCCCATCCGCTCGGCCGGCGGGACCGCACAGGCACTCTCGGTCCTCGTGGCCGACTACGCCCGCGCGCTGCTTGGCATCGAGGAGTACAACGCGCGCGACGAGGAGATCAACCGCTACGCCGAGGAGATCGAGCTCTACGACAAGGAGACCGGCCTCCAGTACTCGCCAAAGGAAAAAGAGTCGAAGTTCATCGCCGAGCACATGCCGATCATGCTGGACGGCGAGGCGACCGGCGACGAGGAGGTCTCTGGCTTTCGGGACCTCGAACGGGTCGACACCAACTCCGCCCGCGGTGGGATGTGTCTCGTCGCCGCGGAGGGCATCGCGCTGAAGGCCCCGAAGATCCAGCGCTATACCCGCAACCTGGACGAGGTCGACTGGCCGTGGCTACAGGACCTCATCGACGGAACGATCGGCAAAGACGGCGGCGAGGACGGCGAGGACGAGGAGGTCGACGACGGTGACGACGAGAGCGACGGCGAGGACGAGGAGAGCGCCGGGGACGACGACGGCCCGCCGCGTGCCGATCCCAGTACGAAGTTCCTCCGTGACCTCATCGCCGGCCGACCCGTCTTCTCGCACCCGAGCGAACCCGGCGGCTTTCGCCTCCGCTACGGTCGGGCGCGCAACCACGGCAACGCGACTGCCGGCGTCCACCCCGCGACGATGCACCTGGTCGACGACTTCCTCGCGACCGGCACCCAGATCAAGACCGAACGGCCCGGCAAGGCCGCCGGCGTGGTCCCGGTCGACACCATCGAGGGGCCGACGGTCAAGCTCGCCAACGGGGACGTGCGCCGGATCGACGACCCGGCCGACGCCATCGAGGTCCGCAACGGCGTCGAGAAGGTGCTGGATCTGGGCGAGTACCTCGTCAACTACGGCGAGTTCGTCGAGAACAACCACCCGCTCGTGCCGGCCTCCTACACCGTCGAGTGGTGGCGACAGGAGTTCGACGACGCCGGTGGCGACCTCCAGGCCCTGCAAGACGACGTTCACGTCGACCTGGCCGATCCGACCGCCGAGGAGGCGCTGCGGTGGGCCGAGGCGTACGACGCTCCCCTGCACCCGAAGTACACCTACTGCTGGCACGACGTGACCGTCGACGCCGTCGGCGCGCTGGCGGCCGCCGTCGAAGACGCCGAGAGGGCCGAGACGGACGGCGCAGTCGCGCCAACGCCGTCACCCGACCGAGGCACCGACGGCGATCTCGTCCTCCCGAACCGCGAGCCCGTCGCCCAGACGCTCGAACACCTGCTGGTCGAGCACACCCAGCGCGAGGACACCATCGTCGTCCCCGACTGGGAGCCACTGGTCCGGACGCTTGGCTTCGACGCCGCTCTCGAACGCGAGTGGTCGCTCGACGACCTCTCGGAGCACGCCCGCACGTACGCGGACGGCGACAACGCCATCGAGGCGATCAACGAGATCGCCCCCTTCGAGCTCCGCGAGCGCGCCCCGACCCGGATCGGCAACCGGATGGGCCGCCCCGAGAAATCAGAGGAGCGAGAGCTGTCGCCGGCCGTCCACACGCTGTTCCCCATCGACGAGGCCGGCGGCGCTCAGCGCTCGGTCGCCGACGCCACCAAACACGCCGAGGAGATGAACGACCAGCAGGGCCTCGTCGAGGTCGAGGTCGGTCGCCGCCGCTGTCGGGACTGTGGCACCGAGAGCTTCCGGGGCCGCTGTCCGGACTGCAACGGCGTCACCGACGCCGTCTACGTCTGTCCCGACTGCGACTCCGAGGTCGAGCCCGACGAGTCGGGCCGAGCCGAGTGTGCCCACTGCGAGACGATGGCCTACCCCACCCAGTACGAGGCCATCGACCTCGGCGAGGAGTTCCGCGACGCGCTCGCCGCCGTCGGCGAACGCGAGACGGCCTTCGACATCGTCAAAGGCGTCGAGGGGCTGACCTCCAAGGAGAAGATCCCCGAACCGATGGAGAAGGGGATTCTCCGGGCGAAACACGACGTGTCGGCGTTCAAAGACGGCACCGTCCGCTACGACATGACGGACCTGCCGGTCACCGCGGTCCGGGCGTCGGAGCTCGACGTGAGCGTCGACCAGCTCCGCGGGCTGGGCTACGAGGAAGACATCCACGGCGATCCGCTGCGCCACGAGGACCAGCTCGTCGAGCTCAGAGTCCAGGACGTGGTGCTCTCGGATGGCGCGGCCGAGCACATGCTCAAGACCGCCGCGTTCGTCGACGACCTCCTCGATCAGTACTACGGGCTCGACAGGTTCTACGAACTCGACGACCGCGAGGAGCTCGTCGGCGAACTCGTCTTCGGGATGGCTCCCCACACCAGCGCCGCGACGGTCGGGCGCGTCGTCGGCTTCACCTCCGCGGCGGTCGGGTACGCGCATCCGTACTTCCACGCCGCCAAGCGGCGCAACTGCGACGGCGACGAGGACTGCGTGATGCTGCTGATGGACGGCCTGTTGAACTTCTCGAAGACGTTCCTGCCGAACCAGCGCGGCGGCCGGATGGACGCCCCGCTCGTGATGTCCTCGCGGATCGACCCCAGCGAGATCGACGACGAGGCCCACAACATCGACATCATGCGCGAGTACCCACGCGAGTTCTACGAGGCCACCCGCGAGATGGCCGACCCCGGCGAGGTCGAGGAGATCATGACCATCGCCGAGGAGACGCTGGGCACCGACCACGAGTACACCGGCTTCGACCACACCCACGACACCTCCGACATCGCACTCGGCCCGGACCTGTCGGCGTACAAGACCCTCGGGTCGATGACCGACAAGATGGACGCCCAGCTCGACATCTCGCGGACGCTGCGGGCCGTCGACGAGACCGACGTGGCAGAGCGGATCATCGAGTACCACTTCCTGCCGGACCTGATCGGCAACCTCCGGGCCTTCTCCCGCCAGGAAGTCCGCTGTCTCGACTGCGGCGAGAAGTACCGCCGGATGCCCCTGACCGGCGACTGCCGGGAGTGTGGCGGCCGCGTCAACCTCACGGTCCACGAGGGGTCGGTCAACAAGTACATCGACACGGCGACGACGGTCGCCGAGGAGTTCGACTGCCGGGAGTACACCAAACAGCGCCTCGAAATCCTCGACAAGTCGATCAAGCGCGTGTTCGAGAACGACAAGAACAAACAGTCAGGTATTGCCGACTTCATGTGA
- a CDS encoding adenosylhomocysteinase, producing the protein MTDPITARLDDPATAREEGRRKMDWAIQHMPIMASLRESFEADQPFAGERIGMAMHVEAKTAVLAEVLAAGGAEVAMTGCNPLSTHDDVSAALDAVDGVTCYAERGVDDEEYYAAIEAVIDHEPTITVDDGMDLVAAIHEDYPELIDTIVGGAEETTTGVHRLRAMDDDGALEYPVFAVNDTPMKRLFDNVHGTGESSLASIAMTTNLSWAGKTVVVAGYGNCGKGVAKKASGQNADVIVTEVEPRRALEAHMEGYDVMPMADAAEAGDVFITTTGNRDVIVEEHFEAMQDGVLLANAGHFDVEVDLDALSELAVDTYEARDGVQAYEMADGRRLNVLAEGRLVNLATPIALGHPVEVMDQSFGIQAVCVRELVERGEEYAAGVHDVPDELDEEVAEIKLDAEGVEFDSLTESQAEYMDSWQHGT; encoded by the coding sequence ATGACTGACCCCATTACCGCGCGACTCGACGACCCGGCCACGGCCCGCGAGGAGGGCCGGCGCAAGATGGACTGGGCCATCCAGCACATGCCGATCATGGCGTCGCTCCGGGAGTCCTTCGAGGCCGACCAGCCCTTCGCGGGCGAGCGCATCGGCATGGCGATGCACGTCGAAGCCAAGACCGCCGTCCTGGCCGAAGTGCTGGCCGCCGGTGGGGCCGAGGTCGCGATGACCGGCTGTAACCCGCTGTCGACCCACGACGACGTCTCCGCCGCGCTGGACGCCGTCGACGGCGTCACCTGCTACGCCGAGCGCGGCGTCGACGACGAGGAGTACTACGCCGCCATCGAGGCCGTCATCGACCACGAACCGACGATCACCGTCGACGACGGGATGGACCTCGTGGCGGCGATCCACGAGGACTATCCGGAGCTGATCGACACGATCGTCGGCGGCGCAGAGGAGACGACGACCGGCGTCCACCGCCTGCGAGCCATGGACGACGACGGCGCGCTGGAGTATCCCGTCTTCGCCGTCAACGACACGCCGATGAAGCGACTGTTCGACAACGTCCACGGCACCGGCGAGTCCTCGCTGGCCTCGATCGCCATGACGACGAACCTCTCGTGGGCCGGCAAGACCGTCGTCGTCGCCGGCTACGGGAACTGCGGGAAAGGCGTCGCGAAGAAGGCAAGCGGCCAGAACGCGGACGTGATCGTCACGGAAGTCGAGCCCCGCCGCGCGCTGGAGGCCCACATGGAGGGCTACGACGTGATGCCGATGGCCGACGCCGCCGAAGCGGGCGACGTGTTCATCACGACGACGGGCAACCGAGACGTGATCGTCGAAGAACACTTCGAAGCGATGCAGGACGGCGTCCTGCTGGCCAACGCCGGCCACTTCGACGTGGAAGTCGACCTCGACGCGCTCTCGGAGCTTGCCGTCGACACGTACGAGGCCCGCGACGGCGTCCAGGCCTACGAGATGGCCGACGGTCGCCGACTGAACGTCCTCGCAGAGGGGCGACTCGTCAACCTCGCGACCCCGATCGCGCTGGGCCACCCCGTCGAAGTGATGGACCAGTCGTTCGGCATCCAGGCCGTCTGTGTCCGGGAACTCGTCGAGCGCGGCGAGGAGTACGCGGCCGGCGTCCACGACGTACCCGACGAACTGGACGAGGAGGTCGCGGAGATCAAACTCGACGCGGAAGGCGTCGAGTTCGACTCGCTGACCGAGAGCCAGGCCGAGTACATGGACTCCTGGCAGCACGGGACGTAG
- a CDS encoding amidohydrolase, whose product MSELLVSGGRVLRPDLTVERADVLIDQSSGDIAAVDEPGALAGDDELDASGGLVVPGLVNAHTHVAMTLLRGYADDKPLDAWLQEDIWPVEAELTADDVRTGAELGLVEMIKSGTTALSDMYFHVDEIAGAVEQSGLRAVLGHTAVTVGKDEEAAREDTQQSLDVAERLDGAADGRIRTTFQPHSLTTVGEEFLREFVPAANDADRPIHLHANETSDEVGPIVDEHGKRPLEYADDLGVLGPDTWIAHGVHVDEREIDLLADTDTGVAHCPASNMKLASGMAPVQELLDAGVTVGLGTDGAASNNDLSMFDEMRDAAMIGKLAAEDASAMAAASVVEIATAGGAELLGFDSGRIEAGANADLAVVDLDQPHLTPAHDLVSHLVYAASASDVRHTVCDGTVLMRDRDVQPFDEAAVVQRASEHATALVERATE is encoded by the coding sequence GTGAGTGAACTCCTCGTCTCCGGCGGACGGGTCCTCCGACCGGACCTGACCGTCGAACGCGCGGACGTACTGATCGATCAGTCGAGTGGCGACATCGCGGCCGTCGACGAGCCCGGCGCGCTTGCCGGCGACGACGAACTGGACGCAAGCGGCGGCCTCGTCGTGCCGGGGCTGGTCAACGCACACACGCACGTGGCGATGACGCTGTTGCGGGGGTACGCCGACGACAAGCCCCTGGATGCGTGGCTCCAGGAGGACATCTGGCCCGTCGAGGCCGAACTGACGGCCGACGACGTGCGGACCGGTGCCGAGCTCGGCCTAGTCGAGATGATCAAGTCCGGAACGACGGCGCTCTCGGACATGTACTTCCACGTCGACGAGATCGCCGGAGCCGTCGAGCAGTCCGGCCTGCGGGCCGTGCTGGGCCACACTGCAGTCACCGTCGGCAAGGACGAGGAGGCCGCACGCGAAGACACACAGCAGAGCCTCGACGTGGCCGAGCGCCTCGACGGCGCGGCCGACGGGCGCATCCGGACGACGTTCCAGCCCCACTCGCTGACGACCGTCGGGGAGGAGTTCCTCCGGGAGTTCGTCCCCGCGGCGAACGACGCCGACCGGCCGATCCACCTGCACGCCAACGAGACGAGCGACGAGGTCGGCCCGATAGTCGACGAGCACGGCAAGCGGCCACTGGAGTACGCCGACGACCTGGGGGTGCTGGGCCCGGACACCTGGATCGCCCACGGCGTCCACGTCGACGAGCGAGAGATCGACTTGCTGGCCGACACCGACACCGGCGTCGCCCACTGCCCGGCCTCGAACATGAAGCTCGCGAGCGGGATGGCACCCGTCCAGGAGCTGCTCGATGCCGGCGTCACCGTCGGCCTGGGGACGGACGGGGCGGCCTCGAACAACGACCTCTCGATGTTCGACGAGATGCGCGACGCCGCGATGATCGGCAAGCTCGCCGCCGAGGACGCGAGCGCGATGGCGGCAGCGAGCGTCGTCGAGATCGCCACGGCCGGCGGGGCAGAACTGCTCGGGTTCGACAGCGGGCGGATCGAAGCGGGCGCGAACGCCGACCTCGCCGTGGTCGACCTCGACCAGCCCCACCTGACGCCGGCCCACGACCTCGTGAGTCACCTCGTCTACGCCGCCAGCGCGAGCGACGTGCGCCACACCGTCTGTGACGGGACGGTCCTCATGCGCGATCGGGACGTGCAACCGTTCGACGAGGCGGCCGTCGTCCAGCGGGCGAGCGAGCACGCGACGGCACTGGTCGAGCGGGCGACGGAGTAG
- a CDS encoding aspartate kinase, producing MRVVAKFGGTSLGNGERINRAADSIASAIENGHEVAVVASAMGNTTDELLEEIEYDAEPEDRAQIVSMGERTSVRMLKGALAARGVDAMFLEPGSEHWPIITDEYGEVDVEETTKRAHALAGQLEDVVPVVTGFLAQDLAGNVTTLGRGGSDTSAVMLGKYMDADEVVIVTDVEGVMTGDPRVVEGARNVGEISVDELRSLSFRGAEVVAPSALSYKDRDLGVRVVHYQHGDLLTGGTSIEGEFQNLIDLQEERLCCVTVAGRAIRNSPGILGELSTALGDEGINIDGVSSGMDSITFYVDTEHADDAEALLHDHVVDDDTLSSVTVEDDIAVVRVTGGELPNQPGIVKRVIDPLSDAHINLYDVITSATSVSVFVPWSDREQALSLVQDVF from the coding sequence ATGCGCGTAGTCGCCAAGTTCGGTGGGACGAGCCTTGGCAACGGCGAGCGGATCAACCGGGCCGCAGACTCGATCGCGTCGGCCATCGAGAACGGTCACGAGGTCGCCGTCGTCGCCAGCGCGATGGGGAACACGACCGACGAACTCCTCGAAGAGATCGAGTACGACGCCGAGCCCGAGGACCGCGCACAGATCGTCAGCATGGGCGAGCGCACCTCCGTCCGGATGCTCAAGGGCGCGCTCGCGGCCCGCGGCGTCGACGCGATGTTCCTCGAACCGGGGAGCGAGCACTGGCCGATCATCACCGACGAGTACGGCGAGGTCGACGTCGAGGAGACGACCAAGCGGGCTCACGCGCTGGCCGGCCAGCTGGAGGACGTGGTGCCGGTCGTCACGGGCTTTCTCGCACAGGATCTCGCGGGCAACGTCACCACGCTGGGGCGGGGCGGCTCGGACACCTCCGCGGTGATGCTGGGCAAGTACATGGACGCCGACGAGGTCGTCATCGTCACCGACGTGGAAGGCGTCATGACGGGCGACCCCCGCGTCGTCGAGGGGGCACGCAACGTCGGCGAGATCTCCGTCGACGAACTGCGCTCGCTCTCCTTTCGCGGGGCCGAAGTCGTCGCGCCCTCGGCGCTGTCGTACAAGGACCGCGACCTGGGCGTCCGGGTCGTCCACTACCAGCACGGCGACCTGCTGACCGGCGGCACCTCGATCGAAGGCGAGTTCCAGAACCTCATCGACCTCCAGGAAGAGCGTCTCTGCTGTGTCACCGTCGCCGGTCGCGCGATCCGAAACAGTCCGGGCATCCTCGGCGAGCTCTCGACGGCGCTGGGCGACGAGGGGATCAACATCGACGGCGTCTCCTCCGGGATGGACTCGATCACCTTCTACGTCGACACCGAGCACGCCGACGACGCGGAGGCACTCCTGCACGATCACGTCGTCGACGACGACACCCTCTCCAGTGTCACCGTCGAGGACGACATCGCCGTCGTCCGGGTCACGGGCGGTGAGTTGCCCAACCAGCCGGGCATCGTCAAGCGCGTGATCGACCCGCTCTCGGACGCCCACATCAACCTCTACGACGTGATCACCTCGGCCACCTCGGTGTCCGTGTTCGTCCCGTGGTCGGACCGGGAACAGGCCCTCTCGCTCGTGCAGGACGTGTTCTGA
- the hisG gene encoding ATP phosphoribosyltransferase, protein MRIAVPNKGRLHDPSVDLLERAGLHVVDGADRQLYAETVDPDVTILYARAADIPEYVADGAADVGITGLDQVREAGPGNLTELLDLDFGSCRLVLAAPEDDAVETVYDFEGGRVATEFPNVTRRYFEEMDVDVSITEVSGATELTPHVDIADGIVDITSTGTTLRMNRLEVVDEVLDSSVRLFAREEVVGDEKVGQVATALESVISAEGKRYLMMNAPEDALDDVKDVLPGMGGPTVMDIAGSDDVAVHAVVDDADVFETITALKDVGASDVLVTEIERLVE, encoded by the coding sequence ATGCGCATCGCCGTCCCCAACAAGGGCCGCCTGCACGATCCGTCGGTCGACCTGCTGGAACGGGCGGGGCTCCACGTCGTCGACGGGGCCGACCGCCAGCTGTACGCCGAGACGGTCGATCCCGACGTGACGATCCTCTACGCCCGCGCCGCAGACATCCCCGAGTACGTCGCCGACGGCGCGGCCGACGTGGGGATCACCGGACTCGACCAGGTCCGGGAGGCCGGTCCCGGCAACCTCACCGAACTGCTCGATCTGGACTTCGGCTCGTGTCGGCTGGTGCTGGCCGCGCCCGAAGACGACGCCGTCGAGACGGTCTACGACTTCGAGGGCGGCCGCGTCGCCACGGAGTTCCCCAACGTCACGCGCCGGTACTTCGAGGAGATGGACGTGGACGTTTCGATCACCGAGGTCTCGGGCGCGACCGAGCTCACGCCCCACGTCGACATCGCGGACGGCATCGTCGACATCACCTCGACGGGGACGACCCTGCGGATGAATCGCCTGGAAGTCGTCGACGAAGTGCTCGACTCCTCGGTCCGCCTGTTCGCCCGCGAGGAGGTCGTCGGCGACGAGAAGGTCGGGCAGGTCGCGACAGCGCTGGAGTCGGTCATCTCAGCGGAGGGCAAGCGCTACCTCATGATGAACGCGCCCGAGGACGCGCTGGACGACGTGAAGGACGTCCTGCCCGGCATGGGCGGCCCGACGGTGATGGACATCGCCGGCAGCGACGACGTGGCCGTCCACGCCGTCGTCGACGACGCCGACGTGTTCGAGACGATCACCGCGCTCAAGGACGTGGGTGCCAGCGACGTGCTGGTCACCGAGATTGAGCGGTTGGTAGAGTAG
- a CDS encoding hemolysin family protein, with protein sequence MTDIALSLGGIALALFLVLLNGFFVASEFAFVRIRATSVDRLVEEGAAGAGVLDDVMDHLDDYLATTQLGITVASLGLGWVGEPAIADLLEPVLAPILPPSLLHAVAFAVGFTVITFLHVVFGELAPKTLAIADAEKISLLVAAPMKFFFYLFYPGIVVFNGTANYFTQLIGVEPASESEETLEEEEILRVLNRSGQAGHVDASEVEMIQRVFEFDDRPVREEMVPRPDVISVSAAMPVAELRSVVLDAGHTRYPVVDEDDDVVGFVDAKDVLRVIETGDESSATAGDIARDLPLVPESTRIDELLGEFQDQQRQMAVVIDEWGAFEGIATVEDVLETLVGDIQDNFDTDEHELSIEHRDDGSYRVGGSVPLSAVNQELDSNFQSDAFETIGGLVLDRLGRAPEADDEIEADGYRISVLRVDGARIAAVELWPSQPAE encoded by the coding sequence ATGACCGACATCGCACTCTCGCTGGGGGGTATCGCGCTCGCGCTCTTTCTGGTCCTGCTGAACGGCTTCTTCGTCGCCTCGGAGTTCGCCTTCGTCCGAATCAGGGCGACCTCCGTCGACCGGCTCGTCGAAGAGGGGGCCGCCGGTGCCGGCGTGCTGGACGACGTGATGGACCACCTCGACGACTACCTCGCGACGACGCAACTGGGGATCACGGTCGCCTCGCTGGGACTGGGTTGGGTCGGTGAGCCCGCCATCGCCGACCTGCTCGAACCGGTGCTGGCTCCGATTCTGCCACCGAGCCTGCTCCACGCCGTCGCCTTCGCCGTCGGGTTCACCGTCATCACCTTCCTCCACGTGGTCTTTGGCGAACTGGCACCGAAGACGCTGGCCATCGCTGACGCGGAGAAGATCTCGCTGCTCGTGGCCGCGCCGATGAAGTTCTTCTTCTATCTCTTCTATCCGGGCATCGTCGTGTTCAACGGGACGGCGAACTACTTCACGCAACTGATCGGCGTCGAACCGGCCTCCGAGAGCGAGGAGACGCTCGAAGAGGAGGAGATTCTGCGGGTGTTGAACCGGTCGGGGCAGGCCGGCCACGTCGACGCGAGCGAAGTCGAGATGATCCAGCGCGTCTTCGAGTTCGACGACCGGCCCGTTCGCGAGGAGATGGTCCCGCGGCCGGACGTGATCAGCGTCTCCGCCGCCATGCCGGTCGCCGAACTCCGGTCGGTCGTCCTCGACGCGGGCCACACGCGCTACCCCGTCGTGGACGAGGACGACGATGTCGTCGGCTTCGTCGACGCCAAGGACGTGTTGCGGGTCATCGAGACCGGCGACGAGTCCTCGGCGACGGCGGGCGACATCGCTCGGGACCTCCCGCTCGTCCCCGAGTCGACCCGGATCGACGAGCTCCTCGGCGAGTTTCAGGACCAGCAGCGCCAGATGGCCGTCGTCATCGACGAGTGGGGCGCGTTCGAGGGCATCGCGACGGTCGAGGACGTACTGGAAACGCTCGTCGGGGACATTCAGGACAACTTCGACACCGACGAGCACGAACTCTCGATCGAGCACCGCGACGACGGCTCCTACCGCGTCGGCGGCTCGGTCCCCCTCTCGGCAGTCAACCAGGAGCTGGACAGCAACTTCCAGAGCGACGCCTTCGAGACGATCGGCGGGCTCGTGCTGGACCGCCTCGGTCGCGCACCGGAGGCCGACGACGAGATCGAGGCCGACGGCTACCGGATCTCCGTCCTGCGTGTCGACGGGGCACGGATCGCTGCGGTCGAGCTGTGGCCGTCCCAGCCGGCCGAGTAG